Proteins encoded by one window of Micromonospora coxensis:
- a CDS encoding HD domain-containing protein, with amino-acid sequence MELPPYLATMPMHAITEIHGERGLLERFRLEIRTFDPAARERLTEALDLAADLHRDDRRVREPYLNHLLRVAIRMMHHYQVRDVDVIVAGLLHDAVEDHPDELAGPGAADPTAAALAALADRFGPRVARLVGAVTNPAYDPGRDRHVQYREHVAASLDREPWARVIKISDFTDNGLGVVYTIGPKVARSAAKYRPLVPVFRDLISRPDTPLSAPVKRHIFAQLDLAEERFSAILDQPN; translated from the coding sequence ATGGAGCTCCCGCCGTACCTCGCGACCATGCCGATGCACGCGATCACCGAGATCCACGGTGAGCGTGGCCTGCTGGAGCGGTTCCGGCTGGAGATCCGAACCTTCGACCCGGCGGCCCGCGAGCGCCTCACCGAGGCCCTCGACCTCGCCGCCGACCTGCACCGTGACGACCGGCGGGTACGCGAGCCGTACCTCAACCACCTGCTGCGGGTGGCGATCCGGATGATGCACCACTACCAGGTGCGTGACGTCGACGTCATCGTCGCCGGCCTGCTGCACGACGCGGTGGAGGACCACCCCGACGAGCTGGCCGGTCCGGGCGCCGCCGACCCGACAGCGGCGGCGCTGGCCGCGCTCGCCGACCGTTTCGGCCCGCGCGTCGCCCGCCTGGTCGGCGCGGTCACCAATCCGGCGTACGACCCGGGCCGCGACCGGCACGTCCAGTACCGCGAGCACGTGGCGGCCAGCCTGGACCGGGAGCCGTGGGCCCGGGTCATCAAGATCTCCGACTTCACCGACAACGGGCTGGGCGTGGTCTACACCATCGGTCCGAAGGTGGCCCGCTCGGCGGCGAAGTACCGCCCGCTGGTGCCGGTGTTCCGGGACCTGATCTCCCGGCCGGACACACCGCTGTCCGCGCCGGTGAAACGGCACATCTTCGCCCAGCTCGACCTGGCCGAGGAGCGGTTCAGCGCGATCCTCGACCAGCCGAACTAG